CTTGCTCGAGCAGGGCTGGGTCGGCCTTGACTCTGAGATCATCCGTACTGCCTCTCAACAGAAGTTGAATATCCTCACCAATCAACCTCCGCAGCATGGGTTCGAAGTCAGCCAGGATCCTATTCAGGTTCAGAACCTTAGCCGCAGACGGTTGTTTTCTGCTGAACGCAAGCAACTGGCGAATAAGAATCCTCGCACGATCACCAGCCTTGTGCATCTCCTCAACTCGACCTCTTAGGGGATCCGCAAGGTCCATCTCGCTGAGCAGCACTTGACTTTGGCCCATAATGACAGTGAGTAAATTATTGAAGTCATGAGCCAAGCCTCCCGCGAGGCGACCGACCGCCTCGAGTTTCTGCACCTGTCGGAACTGCGCTCGGCTTTCCGATAGTGCTGCTTCGGCTTGTAATCGCGCTGCACGCTCCTGTTGCTCACGTCGTACGCGTCGCACCGATGGAACCAGGCGATCGAGCTCCGCTTTCGGAATACAATCCGTGGCGCCGCCAGACAGTAGTTCAATCCGTTGGTTTTCCAAAACAGTTGCGGAGACGAAGATAACCGGAACACCAGGAGCCAATCTCCGAGCAAGTCCAAGCGCCATCCGTCCATCGCATTGAGGCAGGCTGAGTTCCGCCAAAATAAGGTCGACGTGGGCGTCCGTGAGCGCCGATGCATAGGCGGCTCGGCTCTCCACCCGGTGTATCACGCAGGGGATCTCTCCACCCGTCAACATCGTCTCAACGCGGTCACCCTCGTGCCGATTCGATTCGAGATGAAGCACTCGTAGCGGAGTTGTCATGAATGGGGTTGAGCGGACCGGAGACCATCAGGAGGGGGCTCGTTAATGACCCCCCAGAACGTTCCCAGTTCTTTCACAGCCGACAAGAATTTGTGAAACTCAACGGGCTTGACCACATAGGCGTTCGCTCCCAACGCATAGCTCTCGGCCAAATCGCGTTCTTCTCGTGACGAAGTCAGCATCACGACCGGAATCGGCCGCAGATTAATATCCGCCTTGATGGTACGCAACACTTCCAGCCCGTTCACCTTTGGCATTTTCAAGTCGAGAAAAATCACGGCGGGGTTGCCCTTCAAACGTGACTTGAACTGCCCCCGGCAGTAGAGATAATCCAAAACCTCAGCCCCGTCATGACAAAGGACGACCTTGTCCGAGATATGTTCCTCCTCCATCGCCGCAAGAGCAAGTTCGGCATCACGTGGATTATCCTCGGCGAGGATGATTGGTTTCACCGCATTCATGGTTCACGACTCCGTGTTGGCAATGCAATAAAGAACGTGGCTCCCTTATCTGGAGCTCCTTCCGCCCAGGTCCGCCCCCCATGGCGATGAACAATCCGGCGCACGTTGGCTAGACCGATTCCGGTTCCTTCGAACTCATCTGCACGGTGAAGCCTCTGGAAGACCCCAAAGAGCTTGGAGGCATATTCCATATCAAAACCCACTCCGTTGTCACGCACAAAAATAACGACTTCGGCTGAGTTTGGACGCTCGACACCGATTTCAATTGACGCCTTTGGCCTGGTGCCGGTGAATTTAATGGCGTTCGTCAGCAAATTGACAAATACCTGTCTCAGCATAGCCGGATCACCATTGACCTCAGGCAATGGGGCGATTGTCCACGATATCTCACGCCCTTGCAAGTCCAGACGCAAATTCGCAAGGACGTTGCTGATCAACTGCTCAAGACTCACACTCGTGTGAAGCATATCTTGTCGGCCCATCCGTGAAAAGACCAACAGATCATCAATGAGCTGACCCATCTGCTTGGCGGCATCGGAGATGGTTTGTAAATACCGCGCACCCTTCTCACTCAGCGACTGCTCGACGGTTTTGCGCAGCAGAGCGGCATACCCATCTATATGCCGA
The sequence above is drawn from the Nitrospira sp. genome and encodes:
- a CDS encoding response regulator: MNAVKPIILAEDNPRDAELALAAMEEEHISDKVVLCHDGAEVLDYLYCRGQFKSRLKGNPAVIFLDLKMPKVNGLEVLRTIKADINLRPIPVVMLTSSREERDLAESYALGANAYVVKPVEFHKFLSAVKELGTFWGVINEPPPDGLRSAQPHS